The genomic window AAGAGCCCGGACCCGCGGATCGTCATCGACGCGTACACGGCGATCAGTCAGCGGTACGACTATCCGCTGCACCTGGGCGTGACGCACGCCGGTCCGCCGGAGACGGGGCGGATTCGGTCGATCGCGGCGTTGAGTTCACTGCTGGCCAACGGGATTGGCGACACGATTCGCATCTCGTACGCGGCGGACCCGGTGTACGAGGTGGAGGACGGCAAGGAGCTGTTGTGCAGCCTGGGGTTGCGGGCGCGGACGGAGCCGGAGCTGATCGCGTGTCCGACATGCGGGCGGATTGAGGTCGATCTGTTCACGCTGGTGCAGGACGTGCGGGCGAAGCTGGCGGCGGAGATCAAGCTGCCGATGAAGGTGGCGGTGATGGGCTGCGTGGTGAACGGCCCGGGCGAATGCGAAGGCGCGGACGTGGCGATTTTCGCGGGCAAGGGTCGCGGGATCATCTACGTGCAGGGGCAGCAGAAGCAGACCGTGACCGAGGACCGGATGCTGGAGGCGCTGCTGGCCGAATGCCGGGAGCTGGAAGCGCGCGTGCAACGCGGGGAGGCGAAGCTGATCGGCGCGCGCGTCGAGGTGGCGCCGCCGGAGGCGCCGGCGCGGAAGGATGGGAGTGTGCCGCTGAAGGTGCTGCGGCGTTAGCGTGCTCATGGAAATCTGTGGGACAGGCCTCCGGCCTGTCGCTTGACCGACCGGAGGTCGGTCCCCCAAAGCGAGTCGTCACGGGCCCGTGTTCGCGACGCGGCGACGTGGGCGCGCGTCTTGGAGGTTGCCCAAAATGCCGGACAAGGCCGAGCGCGATATCGAAGAGCTCATGCTGGACGACGCGCTCATCGACGGAGCGTTGGTAGACGCCGTCCGTGACGCGCTGCTGCAGCACAAGCGCGCTGGCAATCCGATTGCGGTCTGGGAGGACGGGCGGGTAGTGTGGATTCCACCGGAGGAGATCGTCGTCGAGCCGGGGCCGCGCGCCCCGCGGGATTTGTGAGCACGCGTTCTGGTCTTGCCCGTTAGAAACTGCAAACTATGAAGGGGTGGTACGGGCGTCTCGCCCGTCCCGAAAGCGGGCAGGATGCCCTTCCCACCCGCGGGCAGGATGCCCGTACCACCCAGGTTCCCGACCGGCTGCTACTTCACGCGCCTGCTCGTCCCTTTCATCTCCATCACCTTCATCAGCCCCATGTTCTCGGTCATGCTCCATTCCATCGTGTCGGGGTCGGTGAACTTCAGCGTCCCGGTGTAGCGCGACTTGCCCCAGGCCCCGTAGCTGTCGGAGGTCATGTGCCAGGTGTTGGTCTTCTCGTCGTAGCGCGCCTCGCTCATGCCGCTCATGCCCATGCTGTCCACGAAGTACGAGCGGTACTTCTTCGCGCCGACGTCATACGTCCACAGCTCCATGCCCTGCGTTTCCGGGAAGTCCGCCATGCGCATCACGCCGCGGCTCACGACGAACCACCGGTCACCGTCCCATTTCGCCTCCGACGTCCCGGTCATCTTGACGGGCTCGTCCAGCATCGCGAACCGCCCCTCGGCCTCCCCCTGCCACTTGCCCACGAACGCGTTCAGCCGATCGAGCTCGGCCGGCCGCTGCGGCATCTGAGCCTTCATTTCGTCGAGCGTCATGTGCGGCATGCAGCCGGTCAGCGCGAACGCCGTGATGCCCAACAGAACAGCCAGAACTGAGTTTCTACGGAACATGATTGCTCTCCTTCGATTAACACGCGGACGGCCCGAACTTGGCCGGCCCCTCGTCCTCGGCACACCGCGCGGCAGTCTACGCTGCGACGGGTGTCGAGTCCAGATCGCGGACACCCGGACGCTCAACTGTCGGTTCTTGTCGGATCGCCTGGGTCGCCCCTTGTTCGGCTATACGCCCGTGCGTCAGGATGGCGCAGGCGGACGCGCCGGGGCGGCGCGTCGTTGGGAGGTGTGCGATGAACCTGCGAATCCTGATCGCTCTTCTGCCACTGGCGGTGGTCGGCTGCGCGACGGCGGGCGGCGCCGGCACGCGGTCCGGCTTCGTCGACGTTGACGGCGGCAAGCTCTACTACGAAGCCGCCGGCCACGGACCTGCCGTCGTGCTCATTCATGGCGGCCAGCTCGACCGGCGGATGTGGGACGAGCAATTCGCGTTGCTGGCCAAGGACTACCAGGTCATTCGCTATGACGTGCGCGGCTTTGGCCGGTCATCGACACCCACGCAGCCATTTCATAGCCATGAAGACCTGCGCGCCCTGCTTGACTACCTGAAGGTTGAGAAAGCCAACCTGGTCGGGCTGTCGCTCGGCGGACGGATCGCGTTCGACTTTGCGCTGACGTATCCGCAGCGCGTGCAGCGACTCATCGGCGTCGGGCCGGGCCTGAGCGGCTTTGACTGGTCGCCGGAGCAGGGCGAACGGATCAGCCGCGTCTACGTCGCCGCCCTCGATGAGAGCCTGGAGAAGGCCACCGAGCTGTGGCTGCAGGATCCGTACATGGCGCCGGCGATGGAGCATGCGGAATTGCAGCCGCGACTCCGGCAGCTCGGGCTCGAGAATGCCAAGTGCTACTGGGCGAGTCCCTACCTGGACCGTCCCCCGCGGCCGCTGGCCGCGGAGCGTTTGGGTGAGCTGAAGGTGCCGACGTTCATAATTGTCGGCGAGCGCGACGTGCCGGACATCCAGCGACTCGTAGACCGCGTGGTCGCCGAGGTGCCAGGCGCGCGTAAGGCGGTCATCCCCGGCGCGGGGCACATCGTGAACATGGAGCAACCGGTGGAGTTCAACCGCGCCCTGCTGGAAATCCTGAAGACCGGCGAATAGGGATCAGCGCGACCGGGTGTGTGGGACGGGCGCACACCGGCGCTTACGACTTCTCCGCCGGCTCGATCCCCAGTTCCGCGAGCCACTCGAGCGCCTCCTCGCGCGTGGCTTCGTCCTGCAGCGCGTGCCATTGGTCACGCAGAGCGGGGTAATCGCCCACCACGCGCCGGAATCGACCAAAGGCGCCACGGCCGTCGAGCGCATCTTCGAGGCGCTGGCGCGCGTGAGGGTCCTCCACACGGGCCGCGAAGCGTGACATTAGTTTGTAGTCCGCGTGCGGATCGGGCTCGGGCAGCGCAACGTAGCGTGGGTCTTCGGCCGCGATGGCCCGGGCAACCGGCAGCAGCGCCTGCTCCCAATCCGGGATGTCGAAATCAGATTCCGCGTCCTCGTCGTCACCGGCATCCTGCAGGCGTGACACCAGGTCATGGTCCACGAGCTCGATCTTGCCGGTCTCGGTGTCGAGATAGTGCATGGACTCGTCGAGATGGGTCCGCATCGCCGTTACCAGGTCGTCGAGATCGATCGGCAGTCGCTTCATGGCGGCGTCTCCACGTGAGATGACGTCCGGCACCGCACACCACGATGCCCGCACGGGCTGGCGCTTGTACCGCCGATCGCTCCGCGGGCAAGCGGAACCAACCCCCATTATGGTACCATGCCTTGCG from Phycisphaerae bacterium includes these protein-coding regions:
- the ispG gene encoding flavodoxin-dependent (E)-4-hydroxy-3-methylbut-2-enyl-diphosphate synthase → MSPRRKTRQVAVGRVRVGGDAPVALQSMTSTYTYDIDATLAQIHKLAVAGADFVRVAVPDKRDTEALQRIVPAAPVPIVADVHFHFERALEAIAAGVHKIRLNPGNIQDRAKVRRVIAACKERGIPIRVGANEGGIVERRDKGQRAAEQAELDKDYAAGLIRIMLDKLDEYLRVFDAEGFHDVVISAKSPDPRIVIDAYTAISQRYDYPLHLGVTHAGPPETGRIRSIAALSSLLANGIGDTIRISYAADPVYEVEDGKELLCSLGLRARTEPELIACPTCGRIEVDLFTLVQDVRAKLAAEIKLPMKVAVMGCVVNGPGECEGADVAIFAGKGRGIIYVQGQQKQTVTEDRMLEALLAECRELEARVQRGEAKLIGARVEVAPPEAPARKDGSVPLKVLRR
- a CDS encoding DUF1579 family protein: MFRRNSVLAVLLGITAFALTGCMPHMTLDEMKAQMPQRPAELDRLNAFVGKWQGEAEGRFAMLDEPVKMTGTSEAKWDGDRWFVVSRGVMRMADFPETQGMELWTYDVGAKKYRSYFVDSMGMSGMSEARYDEKTNTWHMTSDSYGAWGKSRYTGTLKFTDPDTMEWSMTENMGLMKVMEMKGTSRRVK
- a CDS encoding alpha/beta hydrolase, translated to MNLRILIALLPLAVVGCATAGGAGTRSGFVDVDGGKLYYEAAGHGPAVVLIHGGQLDRRMWDEQFALLAKDYQVIRYDVRGFGRSSTPTQPFHSHEDLRALLDYLKVEKANLVGLSLGGRIAFDFALTYPQRVQRLIGVGPGLSGFDWSPEQGERISRVYVAALDESLEKATELWLQDPYMAPAMEHAELQPRLRQLGLENAKCYWASPYLDRPPRPLAAERLGELKVPTFIIVGERDVPDIQRLVDRVVAEVPGARKAVIPGAGHIVNMEQPVEFNRALLEILKTGE